In Nocardioides nitrophenolicus, the genomic window GACCACACCATCGCGGCGGCGTACTCGGTGCGCGGGCTGCCCGACGCCCGGGTCTCCACCCCGGTCCGCTGGGACGAGATCGACGACGCCGACCCGCGGGACTTCACCATCCGCACCGTTCCCGCCCGGTTCGCCGAGCTCGGCGACCTCCACCACGACATCGACGACCACGTCTTCGACATCGCGCCGCTGGTGGCGTGGGCGGACCGCGACGAGGCCGAGGGCGCGGAGGACCCGACCGAGTGAGCTCGGCTCAGTAGAGCCCGGCGCCGGGGACCTTCGGGTCGGTCGCCTCCCAGTGCGCGCCGTCGGTGGTCCGGTAGACGCCCTCCAGGGTGCCCTGGAAGGTGACCTTCCCGATCCGGACCGCGTCGGTGAGTCCGGCGTAGGGGAGGCCGCGGGTCTCGCCCAGGCTGCCGTCGTCGGCCAGCACCCAGCCGTCCGAGTCCGCGCCGAGCAGCGCGACCCGACCCTCGGCGAGCGGCAGGAGAGTGAGCCCGGGCTCGGGGGCCTCGCCGATCGCGGTGGTGGTGCCGTCCGGCGTCCAGCGGAAGACCGTGTCGCTGCACAACCCGTAGGCGTGGTCGCCCGCGGACGCCGTCGGCGCGCAGGGCCCGGCGAGGGGCGTCCAGTCGGCGCCGTCGTCGGTGCTGACCCACGCCTCGCCCTCACCCTCGGCCGGTACGGCGACCAGGGCATCGCCGACCGAGAGCAGGTCCGGCCGGTCGACGGGAACGGTGACCGGCACGCCCCGGGAGCCGCCCGCGGCGACCCGCCAGACCAGGTCGCCGTCGCTCACCCAGGCCGCGTCGCCGTGGACGATGACGACGGGCGGCGACGCCGGGGGCGACGCTCGGCCCGGCAGCTCCACGGGCGTCCAGTGCTCGCCGCCGTCGGCGCTGGCCACCAGCCCGGTGTCCTCGACCGCCCACAGGGCGCGCCCGTCGTCGGCGGCGCCGATCGAGAGCACGTCGGGCGCCGCGAAGGTGTGCACCTGGCGCCACGCCCCGTCGCGATAGCGGTGCAGCACGGAGCAGCCGCAGCCGTAGCGGTCGACGACGACGGCGTACGCGGTGCGGCCGCCCACCGCGAGGTGCCGCGCCTGGTCCGGCCAGGGGGTCGTGTCGATGCCGTGCAGGCCCGTGGGGCTGGGCGCCGGGTCGGGTGGGACCTCCCGGAGCCGAACAGCGCCGACGGCGATGGCGACCACCACCGCGGCGACCGTCGCGACGGTGACCGCGCGAACCCGGGCGGCCCGCCGCCGTCGGACGCCGTCGCGGACCCGGCCGGTCATCGTGGCGGCGTCCACGCCCCGCGCCGGCTCGGCCGCGAGGGTCTCGCGCAGCAGGTCCTCGATCCGGTTCATGAGGTCTCCTCGACGTCGGCGAAGGTGGGCAGCTCGGCACGCAGCACGGCCAGCGCCCGGTGGGCCTGGCTCTTCACCGTGCCGACCGAGCAGCCGAGCACGTCGGCCGTCTGCGCCTCGGTGAGGTCCTCGTAGAAGCGCAGCGCGATCACCGCCCGTTGGCGCGGTGGCAGCCGGCGTACGGCGGCGTAGAGGTCGTGGTCGTGGGGCCGGTCCGTCGTCACCGATCCGGGGTCGCGCTCGGGCAGCGGCCGCTCGCGGCGCAGCTTGCGCCAGACCGAGATGCTCCGGTTGACCATGGCCCGTCGGACGAAGGCCTCGGGATCGTCGAGGCGCCGCCAGCGGGGCAGTGCGCGCTCGAGCGCGTCCTGGACGAGGTCGGCGCCCCGCTGCTCGTCACCGGCCAGGGCGCGTCCCAGCCGGATCAGGTGGGGGAGCCGCGCCGCGACGAAGGCGTCGAAGGCGGCGTCGTCCCGGTCGGTGTGGTCGTGCATGAACCGAGGACGCCCGAGCGGCCGAAATGGTTGCCTGCGCGGCTCAGGCGCTGAGCGGCTCGTCCAGCGCGGCGCGCAGCTCCCGGGCGTGGGCGTGCAGGATCACGGCGGCGAAGCCGTTGCCGCACGCGTCCTCGTGGTCGGCCTCGCGGTCCCACGCGTCGGCGAGGCGGTGCGCCTCGGCCCGCGGGTCGGCCTCCAGAGCGCGTTCGACGGCTCGCTTGCGGGCCTCGCTGTTCATCATCGGCATCGGTGCCTCCCCCACGTGTGCTCGGGCTCCCATGATCGGCCGATCGATGCCGCGGCGGAGCGATTTGCCCGAACTGGTGGGGTCAGGCGTCATCCCACACGACGGCGCTGATCCGCCAGCCGCCGGCGGTGCGGACCAGCTGCAGCGACTTCGCGCCGGACCCGGTCCTCGGCTCACCGTCCTGGCGCCACGACTTCGCATAGGTGCACCACACCTGGGCGATCTCGCCGAACCGGTCCACCCGTGCGCTCTCGACCCACTCCCGGAAGTCGGACAGGGCGCCGCTCCCGAGCAGCGCCACCCGGGGCGCGATGAAGGACTCGACGTCGTACGTCGTGAGCCCGGCTCCGGCGGCGCTGACCAGCAGCGCCTCCGGCAGCAGCACCGCCCGCAGGTCCTCGGCGCGGGCGGCCGCCTCGGGACCGCTCACGAAGGCGGCGAAGAAGCGGTCCACCACGGCGCGGACCGCCCGGTCGTCGGCATCCTGGTCGGGCATGCCCACGATCATGCCCGAACGACGCGCACCCCTAGACTGGCCGCCCGTGGGCCACATCCAGATCACGCCGTCGATCCTCAACTCCGACTTCGCCAGGCTCGGCGAGGAGGTCGCCCGGATCCCGGGTGCCGACTGGGTGCACGTCGACGTCATGGACAACCACTTCGTGCCGAACCTGACCTTCGGCCCGGCGATGGTCGAGGCGCTGGCGCGGGTCAGCCCGGTGCCGCTCGACGCGCACCTGATGATCGAGGACGCCGACCGCAACGCCCCGGCGTACGTCGAGGCGGGCTGCGGCTCGGTCACCTTCCACGTCGAGGCGGCCAAGGCGCCGGTGCGCCTGGCCCGCGAGATCCGAGCGGCCGGCGCGCGGGCCTCGATGGCGCTCAAGCCCGCGACGCCGATCGAGCCCTACGAGGACCTGCTGCCCGAGCTCGACATGGTGCTGATCATGACCGTCGAGCCCGGGTTCGGCGGCCAGAGGTTCCTGGACCTGTGCCTGCCGAAGATCCGCCGCGCGCGGGCGCTGATGGACAAGCACGGCGTCGAGACCTGGCTCCAGGTCGACGGCGGGGTCTCGCTGGACACCATCGAGCGCTGCGCGGAGGCCGGGGCCGACGTGTTCGTCGCGGGCTCGGCCGTCTACTCCGCCGCGGACCCCGACGCCATGGTGGCCGCGCTGCGGGACAAGGCCGCGGCCGCCCGCGCCTAGTCTCCTCGACCCGCTACAGCTCCGGCGGCGCTCCCACCTCGACAGGTACGTCGGGCCGGTGGCCGCCGGCCCAGGTGAGCACCTCCTGCAGCGGCTCGAGTCCGTCGGCGCCCACCACGACGCTCAGCGCGGCGGCGGCCGGGGAGATGCCGAAGGCGTGGGCCAGGTCGGCGCTGATCGTGGGGCTGCCCTGCACGGTGATGTCGGCGTCGTGGGCGGCCACGAACCGGAGCACCGGCAGGTGGCGGGCCTCCTCGACGTACGGCGGCACGATCTCCCACCAGCGCACCTCGACGAGCGCCACGTCGGACCAGGCGAGCGTCGCCGCGACGTCCGGGCCGCGCACCGTCACGCCCACCCCGTCGAGCTGGACGACGGTGGGGTGCCGCAGCCGGGCCCGGCGGCCGGCGGTGCGGAGCACGCCCCAGCCGAGGATCACCACTCCGGCCAGTGCGAGCATCAGCGCGTCGAGGCGATCGAGCGGCGAGAGGCCCTGGCTGGCGATCGCGGCGAGGGGCGCCACGAGCAGCACCGCGCCGACCCCGATGGCGACCAGGGCGAGCGGCGGCCGGCCACCGGCGGGGGCGGGCAGGCGGACGTCCATGACCCGGACCCTAGCCTTGTCGGCATGGACCAGCCGCCCGTCGTCGCCGAGATCCACCTCGCCAAGGCGTCTCGGCTGCCGATGCAGGCGAAGGACGCGGTCGAGGTGGAGGCCGGGCGTGGCATCGTCGGCGACAGGTACCACGGGACCCGGCACCGTCACGTCACCGTGCAGAGCCGGGAGACGCTCGACGAGGCGGCCGCGGCGTACGGCCGGCCGGTGCCCAGCGAGCTGACCC contains:
- a CDS encoding SigE family RNA polymerase sigma factor, which translates into the protein MHDHTDRDDAAFDAFVAARLPHLIRLGRALAGDEQRGADLVQDALERALPRWRRLDDPEAFVRRAMVNRSISVWRKLRRERPLPERDPGSVTTDRPHDHDLYAAVRRLPPRQRAVIALRFYEDLTEAQTADVLGCSVGTVKSQAHRALAVLRAELPTFADVEETS
- a CDS encoding nuclear transport factor 2 family protein, which codes for MPDQDADDRAVRAVVDRFFAAFVSGPEAAARAEDLRAVLLPEALLVSAAGAGLTTYDVESFIAPRVALLGSGALSDFREWVESARVDRFGEIAQVWCTYAKSWRQDGEPRTGSGAKSLQLVRTAGGWRISAVVWDDA
- the rpe gene encoding ribulose-phosphate 3-epimerase, translated to MPERRAPLDWPPVGHIQITPSILNSDFARLGEEVARIPGADWVHVDVMDNHFVPNLTFGPAMVEALARVSPVPLDAHLMIEDADRNAPAYVEAGCGSVTFHVEAAKAPVRLAREIRAAGARASMALKPATPIEPYEDLLPELDMVLIMTVEPGFGGQRFLDLCLPKIRRARALMDKHGVETWLQVDGGVSLDTIERCAEAGADVFVAGSAVYSAADPDAMVAALRDKAAAARA